In Mustela nigripes isolate SB6536 chromosome 10, MUSNIG.SB6536, whole genome shotgun sequence, one DNA window encodes the following:
- the B3GALT2 gene encoding beta-1,3-galactosyltransferase 2: MLQWRRRHCCFAKMSWNAKRSLFRTHLIGVLSLVFLFAVFLFFNHHDWLPGRAGFKENPVTYTFRGFRSTKSETNHSSLRNIWKETVPHTLRPQTATNSNNTDLSPQGVTGLENTLSANGSIYNEKGIGHPNSYHFKYIINEPEKCQEKSPFLILLIAAEPGQIEARRAIRQTWGNESLAPGIQITRIFLLGVSIKLNGYLQRALLEESRQYHDIIQQEYLDTYYNLTIKTLMGMNWVATYCPHIPYVMKTDSDMFVNTEYLIHKLLKPDLPPRHNYFTGYLMRGYAPNRNKDSKWYMPPDLYPSERYPVFCSGTGYVFSGDLAEKIFKVSLSIRRLHLEDVYVGICLAKLRIDPVPPPNEFVFNHWRVSYSSCKYSHLITSHQFQPSELIKYWNHLQQNKHNACANAAKEKAGRYRHRKLH, translated from the coding sequence ATGCTTCAGTGGAGGAGAAGACACTGCTGCTTTGCAAAGATGAGCTGGAATGCCAAGAGGTCTCTGTTCCGTACCCATCTTATTGGTGTACTTTCTCTAGTGTTCCTTTTcgctgtgtttttatttttcaatcatcATGACTGGCTGCCAGGCAGAGCTGGATTTAAAGAAAACCCTGTGACATATACTTTCCGAGGATTTCGTTCTACAAAAAGTGAGACAAACCACAGCTCTCTCCGGAACATTTGGAAAGAAACAGTTCCTCACACTCTGAGGCCTCAAACAGCAACTAACTCCAATAACACAGACCTGTCACCACAAGGAGTTACAGGGCTGGAGAATACACTTAGTGCCAATGGAAGTATTTACAATGAAAAAGGTATTGGACATCCAAATTCTTaccatttcaaatatattatcaaTGAACCTGAAAAATGCCAGGAGAAAAGCCCTTTTTTAATACTGCTAATAGCTGCAGAACCTGGACAAATAGAAGCTAGAAGAGCTATTCGGCAAACGTGGGGCAATGAAAGTCTAGCACCAGGTATCCAAATCACACGAATTTTTTTGTTGGGCGTAAGTATTAAGTTAAATGGCTACCTTCAACGTGCACTACTGGAAGAAAGCAGACAATATCATGATATAATTCAACAGGAATATTTAGATACATACTACAATTTGACAATTAAAACACTTATGGGCATGAATTGGGTTGCAACCTACTGTCCACATATTCCATACGTTATGAAAACTGACAGTGACATGTTTGTCAACACTGAATATTTAATACATAAGTTATTGAAGCCAGACCTGCCTCCCAGACATAACTATTTTACTGGTTACCTAATGAGAGGATATGCACCCAATCGGAACAAAGATAGCAAGTGGTACATGCCACCAGACCTCTACCCAAGTGAACGCTACCCTGTCTTTTGTTCTGGGACTGGTTATGTTTTTTCTGGAGATCTGGCAGAGAAGatatttaaagtttctttaaGTATCCGTCGTTTGCACTTAGAAGATGTTTATGTAGGGATCTGTCTTGCCAAGTTGAGAATTGATCCTGTGCCCCCTCCCAATGAGTTTGTGTTCAATCACTGGCGAGTTTCTTATTCAAGCTGTAAATACAGCCACCTAATTACCTCTCATCAGTTCCAGCCTAGTGAACTGATAAAATACTGGAACCACTTACAACAAAATAAGCACAACGCTTGTGCCAACGCAGCAAAAGAAAAGGCAGGCAGGTATCGCCACCGTAAATTACACTag